A region from the Nonlabens sp. YIK11 genome encodes:
- a CDS encoding DUF1573 domain-containing protein, with amino-acid sequence MKPILILISTLFIGYSSLAQTAEMTSIEFENKVIDYGSIKKGEDGKRTFVFTNTGNAPFVVSDIFSSCTCDVISKPEMPIAPGEKGKIVVTYDTKKLGPIVKTLTVKGNIPQGIIPLKLKGVVVE; translated from the coding sequence ATGAAACCTATTTTAATTCTGATTTCGACACTATTTATTGGATACAGTTCTCTGGCACAAACTGCTGAAATGACATCTATAGAATTTGAGAACAAAGTCATTGATTACGGCTCGATTAAAAAAGGTGAAGATGGAAAACGCACTTTTGTGTTTACCAACACTGGTAATGCTCCTTTTGTGGTATCAGATATTTTCTCTTCCTGCACCTGTGATGTTATCTCTAAACCAGAAATGCCTATAGCTCCAGGTGAGAAAGGTAAAATTGTTGTGACCTACGACACTAAAAAATTGGGGCCTATCGTAAAAACTTTGACCGTCAAAGGAAACATCCCGCAAGGAATCATCCCGTTAAAATTGAAAGGTGTTGTGGTGGAGTAG
- a CDS encoding aspartyl protease family protein, whose protein sequence is MSRLLVCVFFFLNCFSALGQQGFSLPDGVDEVTIPFTRSQNLIVIPVKVNGTALNFILDTGASRSIIFNLQEIDSLELRTGQPLKISGYGEREPFDVYYSDKNVLDTYGYANKNAGLFVMANDNINLSGFLGVTIHGLMGYDFFADFLVVIDYENEVLKLYRDPSFIKRKLRRSTRIPITIKNRKPYLQSVVQNNGSKIELNTLIDTGNGDALWLLPPLKQAVIPNKSFEDFLGMGLSGKVKGQRSKVDRVYLGKHKLNKVTVSLPEMESLTNRNVDVNQQEDYKGSIGGEVLSRFKVVLDYKNESMYIRPESNLEEGFFYNMAGLELIEGDLEVFTTIENAKTDFSKGNYSNVSSNNGFQPNSRRRVIKITPKLLISYVRPESPADKAGLKVGDEIIKVNSVSQSSLSLTNVSKKFFRKPYSTIRFTVKRDEAIFKVKFELVPVI, encoded by the coding sequence ATGAGTCGACTTTTAGTTTGTGTTTTCTTTTTCTTGAACTGTTTTTCTGCTCTAGGGCAGCAGGGTTTTTCTTTACCTGACGGTGTTGATGAGGTGACTATTCCATTTACTCGTTCCCAAAATCTCATTGTGATTCCCGTAAAAGTCAATGGGACAGCTTTGAACTTTATACTAGATACTGGTGCCTCTAGGTCCATCATTTTTAATCTGCAAGAAATTGATTCTCTTGAATTACGGACTGGTCAACCTCTTAAAATTTCAGGTTATGGTGAACGAGAACCGTTTGATGTTTACTATAGCGATAAAAACGTTTTGGACACTTATGGTTACGCTAATAAGAATGCGGGCTTGTTTGTGATGGCTAACGATAATATCAATTTATCGGGTTTTCTGGGCGTTACCATTCATGGATTGATGGGATATGATTTCTTCGCTGATTTTCTAGTAGTCATAGATTATGAGAACGAAGTCTTGAAACTTTATCGCGATCCATCTTTCATAAAAAGGAAGTTACGCCGATCTACCCGTATACCCATAACGATTAAAAACCGAAAGCCTTATCTGCAATCTGTAGTGCAAAATAACGGTAGTAAGATAGAGTTGAATACCTTAATCGATACTGGAAATGGTGATGCGCTCTGGTTGTTACCTCCATTAAAACAAGCCGTAATTCCTAATAAAAGTTTTGAGGATTTTCTGGGGATGGGATTGAGCGGTAAGGTAAAAGGACAAAGATCTAAAGTAGACCGAGTTTATCTTGGTAAGCACAAATTAAATAAGGTTACTGTATCCTTACCAGAAATGGAAAGCCTTACCAACCGAAATGTTGATGTCAATCAACAAGAGGATTATAAGGGCTCGATAGGTGGCGAGGTTCTGAGCAGATTTAAAGTTGTTTTAGATTACAAAAATGAGTCCATGTACATAAGACCTGAATCAAATCTAGAAGAAGGTTTTTTCTACAACATGGCTGGACTTGAATTGATTGAAGGTGATTTAGAAGTATTTACCACCATTGAAAATGCTAAGACAGACTTTTCAAAAGGTAATTACAGTAACGTCAGCAGCAACAATGGTTTTCAGCCCAATTCAAGAAGAAGGGTCATTAAAATTACACCTAAACTTTTGATAAGCTACGTCAGGCCAGAATCTCCAGCTGATAAAGCTGGTCTCAAAGTAGGAGATGAGATTATTAAAGTCAACAGCGTTTCCCAATCGAGTTTGAGCTTGACAAATGTTTCAAAAAAATTTTTCAGAAAACCTTATTCTACCATCAGATTTACCGTCAAGAGAGATGAGGCCATTTTCAAAGTTAAATTTGAATTGGTTCCAGTCATCTAG
- a CDS encoding phosphatidylserine decarboxylase family protein produces MFHKEGTPSIIIAIIVSAILVGVAFSVPMPIWLHFLLVGLAIFVIVIILQFFRNPKRKTILDDATIVSPVDGKVVVIEKVTENEYFKDERIMISVFMSPINVHVTRYPIGGKVAFSKYHPGKYLVAWHPKASEENERTTVVVEHKNTIQIMYRQIAGALAKRIVNYAVENEEVVQGSDSGFIKFGSRVDVYLPLDANIKVELNQKVRGGESILANF; encoded by the coding sequence ATGTTTCATAAAGAAGGTACACCATCCATAATTATCGCCATCATTGTATCTGCAATATTGGTGGGCGTCGCATTTAGCGTTCCCATGCCTATATGGTTGCATTTTTTGCTGGTTGGGCTTGCCATTTTTGTCATTGTCATCATCCTTCAATTTTTTAGGAACCCAAAGAGAAAAACCATTCTAGATGATGCCACCATCGTGTCACCAGTAGATGGTAAGGTGGTCGTGATTGAAAAGGTTACAGAAAACGAATATTTCAAGGATGAACGTATCATGATTTCTGTATTCATGTCGCCTATTAATGTACATGTGACCAGATATCCTATAGGTGGTAAAGTGGCGTTCTCAAAATACCATCCTGGAAAATACCTGGTAGCATGGCACCCTAAGGCTAGTGAAGAAAATGAGCGCACCACGGTAGTAGTAGAACATAAAAACACCATACAGATCATGTACCGACAAATTGCAGGTGCTTTGGCTAAGCGGATCGTGAACTATGCTGTAGAAAATGAGGAAGTTGTCCAAGGATCTGACAGCGGATTCATTAAATTTGGTTCCAGAGTTGATGTTTACTTGCCACTTGATGCCAATATCAAGGTAGAATTGAACCAAAAAGTACGTGGTGGCGAGTCGATCCTTGCAAATTTTTAA
- a CDS encoding acyl-CoA-binding protein, protein MTEEELDKEFEAAFAKASSQEQSEVPLELQLHLYAYYKRVIDEPYVSNRSFETNDLRSGFKMNALIQVQQLSKNEAKERYIEIIKKLYPKPW, encoded by the coding sequence ATGACCGAAGAAGAACTAGATAAAGAATTTGAAGCCGCTTTCGCGAAAGCGAGCTCTCAAGAGCAGTCTGAGGTACCTCTTGAACTGCAGTTACATCTTTATGCCTATTACAAAAGAGTCATTGACGAGCCCTATGTGAGCAATCGTAGTTTTGAGACGAACGACTTGAGGTCTGGATTTAAAATGAATGCTCTCATTCAAGTCCAGCAGCTCTCCAAAAATGAAGCGAAGGAACGCTACATTGAAATCATCAAAAAGCTTTACCCAAAGCCCTGGTAA
- a CDS encoding valine--tRNA ligase, with protein MTQASKYDSKTAEEKWYKYWMENDFFTSVPDDRESYTIVIPPPNVTGVLHMGHMLNNTIQDVLIRRARLKGYNACWVPGTDHASIATEAKVVKKLQEQGIDKNDLTREEFLEHAWQWTHEYGGIILEQLKKLGASCDWSRTKFTLDDGMSASVIKVFIDLYNKGLIYRGYRMVNWDPVAQTTLSDEEVIYEERNGNLYYLEYPIKGSSDKVTIATTRPETILGDTAVCVNPADERYTHLIGKTVIVPIVNREIPVIADDYVDVEFGTGCLKITPAHDENDKKIGETHHLEVIDIFNADATLNSFGLHYEGMDRFEVRKQISIELEEKGFLVKKESHVHKVGTSERTKAVIEPRLSDQWFLKMEELAQPAIKAVKEDIVELLPSKFKSTYFHWMENVRDWNISRQLVWGQRIPAYYYGDGTDDFVVASSMEEAVSLSRKRTNNNTITEKDLRQESDVLDTWFSSWLWPISVFNGVLEPENEEINYYYPTRDLVTGPDILFFWVARMIVAGYELRDEKPFDKVYLTGLVRDKQRRKMSKSLGNSPDALKLLEEYSADGVRVGLLLSSAAGNDLMFDEDLCQQGKNFVNKMWNAFRLTQGWEVDKQLPQPDYAAQGIAWYRSRFAQAMEEIEDHYSKYRISDVLMTSYKLIWDDFCGWLLEIIKPAYQQPIDAQTLAEVIDLFEDNLRLMHPFTPFITEEIWQSIHDRQPSEALCINTWPETGTIYQDLLTDLELVKEAISGVRKVRKEKQISFKNEIDLLVINNENLSSAYDELIKKMGNITSIKIVEDQVAGAASYRVRSNEYFVPLEGNIDTAVEIEKLKAELQHAQGFLMSVKKKLSNERFMAGAPEQVVAMERKKEADALAKIETIQSSLTALES; from the coding sequence ATGACTCAAGCATCCAAATACGACTCTAAAACCGCCGAAGAAAAGTGGTACAAATACTGGATGGAGAACGACTTTTTCACATCAGTTCCAGATGATAGAGAGAGTTATACCATAGTCATACCGCCACCTAATGTCACTGGCGTGTTGCATATGGGTCATATGTTGAACAATACCATTCAGGATGTACTCATACGTCGTGCTCGTTTAAAGGGATATAACGCTTGTTGGGTTCCTGGAACAGATCACGCATCCATTGCGACAGAGGCTAAAGTCGTTAAAAAGCTGCAGGAACAAGGAATTGATAAGAATGACCTGACTCGCGAGGAATTTTTGGAGCATGCCTGGCAGTGGACACATGAGTATGGCGGGATCATTCTCGAGCAACTTAAAAAATTAGGTGCCAGTTGTGACTGGTCCAGAACAAAATTCACACTGGATGATGGTATGTCTGCCAGCGTGATAAAGGTCTTCATAGATCTTTACAACAAAGGCTTGATCTATCGTGGGTACCGCATGGTCAATTGGGATCCTGTGGCGCAAACAACCTTGAGTGATGAAGAAGTCATCTATGAAGAGCGCAATGGGAATTTATACTACCTAGAATACCCCATTAAAGGAAGTAGCGATAAGGTCACCATTGCCACAACAAGACCCGAAACCATATTGGGAGACACCGCGGTCTGTGTCAATCCAGCCGATGAGCGTTATACGCATTTAATCGGTAAGACGGTCATTGTTCCTATCGTAAATAGGGAAATCCCAGTAATAGCAGACGATTATGTGGATGTGGAGTTTGGTACTGGTTGTTTGAAAATCACGCCAGCCCATGACGAAAATGACAAAAAGATAGGAGAAACGCACCATCTTGAAGTCATCGATATTTTCAATGCAGATGCAACACTCAACAGTTTTGGTTTGCACTATGAAGGAATGGATCGGTTTGAGGTGCGCAAGCAAATTTCAATAGAGCTTGAAGAGAAAGGTTTCTTGGTCAAAAAAGAAAGCCATGTTCATAAAGTGGGTACTAGTGAACGTACCAAAGCAGTCATTGAGCCCAGACTTTCAGACCAGTGGTTCCTAAAGATGGAAGAACTGGCACAGCCTGCTATCAAAGCGGTTAAGGAAGATATTGTTGAGCTTTTGCCTTCAAAATTCAAGAGTACCTACTTCCATTGGATGGAAAATGTGCGCGATTGGAACATCTCACGCCAGCTGGTTTGGGGACAACGCATTCCTGCTTATTACTACGGTGATGGTACAGATGATTTTGTGGTGGCAAGTAGTATGGAAGAGGCTGTTTCGCTTTCGCGAAAGCGAACTAACAACAACACCATAACAGAAAAGGATCTACGTCAAGAGAGTGATGTTCTCGACACCTGGTTCTCAAGTTGGTTATGGCCCATAAGCGTTTTTAATGGAGTTTTGGAACCCGAGAACGAAGAGATCAATTATTACTATCCCACAAGGGATTTGGTAACCGGTCCAGATATTTTGTTTTTCTGGGTAGCGCGCATGATCGTTGCTGGATATGAATTGCGGGATGAAAAGCCCTTTGATAAGGTGTATCTCACGGGACTGGTACGTGATAAACAACGTCGCAAAATGTCCAAATCGCTGGGTAATTCACCAGACGCCTTGAAGTTATTGGAAGAATACAGCGCAGATGGCGTGCGTGTAGGATTGCTGTTGAGTAGTGCCGCCGGTAATGACCTCATGTTTGATGAGGATCTTTGCCAACAGGGAAAAAACTTTGTCAACAAGATGTGGAACGCCTTTAGGCTCACACAAGGTTGGGAAGTGGACAAACAACTACCGCAGCCAGATTACGCCGCGCAAGGCATTGCCTGGTACCGTAGTAGGTTTGCACAGGCGATGGAAGAGATCGAGGATCACTATTCTAAATACCGCATCAGCGATGTGCTCATGACCAGTTATAAATTGATCTGGGACGACTTTTGTGGATGGTTGCTGGAAATTATAAAACCAGCCTACCAGCAGCCCATTGATGCACAAACTTTGGCTGAAGTAATTGATCTATTTGAGGATAACCTGAGGTTGATGCATCCGTTCACGCCATTTATTACAGAAGAAATATGGCAAAGCATTCATGATCGCCAGCCTAGTGAGGCCTTGTGTATCAATACCTGGCCAGAAACTGGAACGATTTATCAAGATTTACTTACCGATTTAGAGTTGGTTAAGGAAGCTATTTCAGGAGTGCGCAAAGTGCGTAAGGAAAAGCAGATAAGCTTTAAGAATGAAATTGATCTTTTGGTCATCAATAATGAGAATCTTTCCAGCGCTTATGATGAACTCATCAAAAAGATGGGTAATATAACGTCTATAAAGATCGTTGAGGATCAGGTAGCTGGTGCTGCCAGTTACCGCGTACGATCTAATGAATATTTTGTGCCGCTGGAAGGAAATATCGATACGGCTGTCGAGATTGAGAAGCTTAAAGCAGAACTTCAACATGCTCAGGGCTTTTTGATGAGCGTAAAGAAAAAGTTATCCAACGAGCGATTTATGGCCGGTGCTCCAGAACAGGTCGTAGCCATGGAACGCAAAAAGGAGGCTGACGCGCTTGCCAAAATCGAAACCATTCAATCCAGCCTTACCGCCCTAGAATCATAA